A genome region from Zingiber officinale cultivar Zhangliang unplaced genomic scaffold, Zo_v1.1 ctg75, whole genome shotgun sequence includes the following:
- the LOC122037751 gene encoding F-box/kelch-repeat protein At1g15670-like: protein MKRSRRSVPAMNRSRRFVWALKRSRRSIPAMKRSRRSVPAMKPSRARRIMTVEAELIPELPDCLALECLLRLPFHAILDARAVCKRWKEELDSPSFYRIRKADGLASRVVSLLLRGKLRRTVGKFHLALYEPDTGVCTMRQLAPDRPNLKMGSIAGIVGRELVVMKKRRTGEVHFYDLLSGAWRPGAPNPAPQRSLSRNVFRGDKLFVIGGRDGGGKKLRSALVYDAPADTWIKIPDLEGLGSLLDGSFYTRFWKSKEEYFSGIQCCREQLLLGDGEDDLIFYPTEGGREIVFPEENLILNENALANLRKHLGILPNELGRYLEYFHSGRL from the coding sequence ATGAAGCGTTCCCGCCGATCTGTTCCGGCCATGAACCGTTCCCGCCGATTCGTTTGGGCCTTGAAGCGTTCCCGCCGATCCATTCCAGCCATGAAGCGTTCCCGCCGATCCGTTCCGGCCATGAAGCCTTCCCGTGCCCGACGAATCATGACCGTGGAGGCCGAGTTAATTCCAGAGCTGCCGGACTGCCTCGCTCTCGAGTGCCTCCTCCGGCTCCCCTTCCACGCCATACTCGACGCTCGGGCCGTCTGTAAGCGGTGGAAGGAAGAACTCGACTCACCGTCATTCTACCGCATCCGTAAGGCCGACGGTCTCGCCTCTCGCGTCGTCTCGTTGCTCCTCCGAGGCAAGCTCCGGCGCACCGTTGGCAAGTTTCACCTTGCCCTATACGAGCCTGACACGGGCGTCTGCACGATGCGGCAGCTGGCCCCCGACCGCCCCAACCTCAAGATGGGCAGCATTGCCGGGATCGTCGGGCGAGAACTGGTGGTGATGAAAAAGCGCCGTACTGGCGAGGTTCACTTCTACGACCTACTCTCCGGAGCCTGGCGGCCGGGCGCACCAAACCCGGCCCCACAGCGGTCTTTATCTAGGAACGTCTTTAGGGGAGACAAATTGTTTGTGATAGGTGGCAGGGACGGGGGAGGCAAAAAGCTGCGATCTGCACTCGTCTACGACGCCCCCGCCGACACGTGGATTAAGATACCTGATTTGGAGGGTCTGGGAAGTTTACTCGATGGTAGTTTCTACACTAGGTTTTGGAAAAGTAAGGAGGAATACTTCAGTGGGATTCAATGCTGCAGGGAGCAGTTGTTATTAGGCGACGGCGAGGACGATTTGATATTCTACCCGACCGAGGGAGGGAGAGAGATAGTCTTTCCAGAGGAGAATCTCATATTAAATGAGAACGCTTTAGCTAACTTGAGGAAGCATTTAGGAATACTTCCAAATGAACTAGGCCGATATCTTGAATACTTTCACAGCGGCCGGTTGTGA